GGCACGTGCTTGGGCAGAGCGCGCTGGTGCTGTCGCTGCTGGGATTTTTGTGCGCACTGGTCTACCCGCGTTTTCGCCGCTATTCGCTTTTGCAGCAGGCGGTACTGGTGCTGGTGCTGCTGGGGATTGTGCAGCTGCTGGAGCAGTGGGTGAGAACCCTGTGGGGCGACTCTGCCATCCACCTGGCCTTTTTGCTGCCGGCGGTCACCAGCGCCCTGCTGTGGCCCTGGCTTGCCACTCTGCTGCGCGTCCTGGAAGGCCGCCGGGGGAGTCAATGAGCCACGCCGCCCTGTGCCTGGCCTCGGCGTCCCCACGCCGCCGGGAGCTTTTGGCCACCCTGGGCGTGCCGGTGCGAGTGCAGCCCTGCGAGGTTGACGAAACGCCGCGGACGGGCGAGCCGCCGGACGCCTACGTGCGCCGCCTGGCCCGGGCCAAGGCCCAAGCGGCGGCGAAGTTGAGTATACTGCCTACGCTGGGGGCTGACACCGCCGTGGTGCTTGACGGCCATATTCTGGGCAAACCCCGGGATGCCGATCACGCCGCCGACATGCTGGCGGCGCTTTCAGGCCGCGAGCACCGGGCGCTCACCGCCGTGGCCGTGGAGGGACCGGCAGGCATGCTGAGCGCCTGCGTCACGACGCGGGTGAGAATGCGCGATATGTCGCCGGCGGAAATAAGCGCTTACTGGCACACCGGCGAGCCCGCCGGCAAGGCCGGCGGCTACGCCATCCAGGGCTTTGCCGGTGCCTTTGTCAGCGAGATTCACGGCAGCTACTCGGCGGTGGTGGGGCTGCCGCTATACGAAACGGCGGCAATGCTGCGCCGCCAGGGCGTGGCCCTCTGGCACGGCGCTTTGCCTTAACTTTGAACGTGATCCCCGGGGTTGCGGCGATGACATCGAGGAAGGCTGCATGAGTGGTGAAGTTCTCATCAATTTGACGCCCATGGAGACCCGCGTGGCGCTGGTGGAAAACGGCGTGCTTCAGGAGGCGCTGATCGAACGCTCGTGTCGACGAGGGATCGTGGGCAATATCTACAAGGGCCGGGTAGTGCGCGTGCTGCCCGGCATGCAGGCGGCCTTTGTCGACATCGGCCTTGAGCGCGCGGCGTTCATCCATGCCCACGAGGTCATGCCCGCGGGCACGCCCGCTGACGCGCAGCTGTCCATTGGCCAGCTGCTTCACGAGGGCCAGGCGCTGGTGGTGCAGGTCACCAAGGACCCCATCGGCACCAAGGGCGCGCGGCTGACCACCCATCTGTCGATTCCCTCGCGCTACCTGGTCTACATGCCGGATTCGCCGCACCACGGCGTTTCCCAGCGCATCGAGGACGAGGGCGAGCGCGAGCGGCTGCGCCAGCTGCTGGAGCGCACCGTGGCCGGCCAGCCGCTGGAAGCCGGCGGCGGCTTTATCGTGCGCACCGCCGCGGAAAGCGTCGGCGAGGAGGAGCTGGCAAGCGATATCCATTTTCTGCTGCGGCTGTGGCAGAAGGTTGGCGAGCGCAAGATCACCGCCGCTCCGCCCACGGTAATCTACGACGATCTGCCGCTTTTCATCCGCACGCTGCGCGACGTCATGCGCGACGATATCGAGAAAGTGCGCATCGACTCCCGGGAAAACTTTACCCGTCTCACAGAGTTTGCCCGGGAGTTCATGCCCACGGCTATCGAACGCATCGAATACTACCCGGGCGAGCGGCCGCTTTTTGATCTTTACAGCGTCGAAGACGAGATTCAGAAAGCACTCAGCCGCCGGGTGCAGCTCAAGTCCGGCGGCTATCTGGTCATCGACCCCACCGAGGCGATGACCACCATCGACGTCAACACCGGCGGCTTTGTCGGCCATCGCAACCTCGAGGAAACCATCTTCAAGACCAACCTCGAGGCGGCGACCTCCATAGCCCGTCAGCTCAGACTGCGCAACCTGGGCGGCATCATCATCATCGACTTCATCGACATGGAAGACGCCGAGCACCAGCGCCAAGTGCTGCGCCTGCTGGAAAAAGCCCTGGAACGCGACCATGCCAAGACCAAGTGTACCGGGGTGACCGAGCTCGGCTTGGTGCAGGTAACGCGCAAGCGTACCCGGGAAAGCCTGGCGCAGACGCTGTGCGAAGCCTGCCCCACCTGCGAAGGCCGGGGCATGCTCAAGACGCCGGAAACGGTGTGCTACGAGATTTTTCGCGAAATTCTCCGCGAAGAGCGGGCGTACAACGCCGAAACCTACATGGTGCTGGCCGCCCAGTCGGTGGTCGACCGGCTGCTGGACGAGGAGTCCACCTCGGTGGCCGACCTGGAAGCCTTTATCGACAAGCCTATCCGCTTTCAGGTCGAGCAGCACTATTCACAAGAGCAGTACGACATCGTGCTGATGTAGCCCATGACCCTGCCCACGCTGCGAAAAGGCTGCCTGCTGGTGCTGGCCTGGTGTCTGGGCACGCTGGCCGTGATGCTGCTGGTGCTGCGCCTGTTGGCAAGCCAGGCCGACGCGCTGACCCCGCACCTGGAAGCGTTTTTGCAGTCGCACCTCGGCGCGCCGGTGAGCATCGAGTCGCTGTCGCTTGGCGTGGAGCGCGACGGTCTGCGCCTGGATCTTCGCGGCGTAGAGTCCCGGCTGCCCGAGGGGCCGCTTTTCTCCCTGGGATCACTGCGCCTGCGGCTGGACGTCGGGCGCTCGCTCATGGCGCTGGCGCCGGTCTTTCGCCAGACGCGGATGGAAGGCTTTTCCCTGCACCTGTATCGCGGCGAAGGCGCCGGCTGGGGCTGGCCGGCGCCGGCGACGCTGCCGCTTTACTTCGCCCCGGATACCGAGGTTGACCTCGCCACCGTTGACGCCTGGACGCGGCTGGTGCTCCATCAGCGCCTGCAGATCACCGATACACGGCTGCTGATGCACGGCGATGACGGCAGCGCCACCGTGCATGCCCCCCGCCTGGCGCTGAGCGGCAGCGCCAGGCGAATCCGTATGGCCGGAGAGGTGGCGGTGGCCTCGTCGCTGCTGCCCGAGGCGCCGACCGACCTGCCCGCGGCGCGCCTCAGGGCCGACGTGCGCCCGGGTAGCGACGGGCTCAAGGACTACTCCGCGGCCCTGCAGCTCGATATGCAGCTGGAGCAGCTGTCGGCCCTGGCTGAGCTGGTGCGCCCGGACTTTGCGCCCCGGCTGGCGCTGTCCGGCGGCGAGTCAACGCTTTGGGGGCGCTGGCAGGCCGGCCGGCTGGAAGATGTGCGCCTGCAGTTCAATCTGCCCGAGCTTAAGCTCACCCAGGCGGACAAGCAGGTGGTGCTCAAGGGCCTGCAGGCGCTGGGCCAGTGGCGCCGGGTAGGCGAGGGTGGCGATGCCTGGCTGAGCGGCGACGTGGCTGACGCCGAGCGCGTGGCGACGTCCGGCAGCAAGGCGCCGACCCTGCCCCGCCACTGGCAGCTGACCCATCGGCAAAGCGACTGGGAGCTGCGCACCAGCGCCTTCGAGCTGGACTCGCTGGCCGCCTGGAGCGACTACGTGGTGCTGCCCGAGTCGCTCAAGCGCCCGCTGGCCGCGCTGGCGCCCAAAGGCACGGTAAGCGGGCTCCAGGTAGGCCAGCAAGGCGGCGAGTGGCGGGTCGATGCAGCGCTCCACGATCTGATCGTGTCGCCCTGGGACGAGGCGCCCGGCGGCGGGCCGCTGGATGCCTGGGTCAGGGCTCGGGACCAGCGCGGTCGGGTGACGTTTGCCGGCGGCGACGATACCTCGCTGTATTTTCCCCAGGTGTTTGCCGACCCCATGGCGCTTGGCCACGCCAAGGGCGAGGTGCAGTGGGTACACGACGGTCCGAGTACGCGAATCAGCGGCCGCCAGCTGGAAGTCCTGTGGAACGGCGCCAGCGTGTCGGGAGAGTTCGGCTTGGCAAGCGGCGGCGAGCGCCAGCAGATGGGGCTGGATCTCGCCTTCACTGACGTCGACGCGGTGAACACGCCGCTGATGTCGTGGCTGCCGGTGAAGGTGCTCGACGATGACCTCGCGGAGTGGCTGGCCGACGGCGTCAGCGGCCGGGTGAAACAGGGGACGCTGAAAATCACCGCGCCGCTTGGCGAGCGCACGAGTGCCGACAACATCGACACCACGCTGACGCTGGACATCAGCCGGGGAGCGCTGCCCATCGCCGAGGGCTGGCCGCATCTGAGCGGCGTCGAGGGGCGGATGCAGCTCGACCGCGGGCGCCTCGAGGCAAGCGTCGCCCAGGCGGAGAGCCACGGCGT
This DNA window, taken from Halomonas piscis, encodes the following:
- the rng gene encoding ribonuclease G, which translates into the protein MSGEVLINLTPMETRVALVENGVLQEALIERSCRRGIVGNIYKGRVVRVLPGMQAAFVDIGLERAAFIHAHEVMPAGTPADAQLSIGQLLHEGQALVVQVTKDPIGTKGARLTTHLSIPSRYLVYMPDSPHHGVSQRIEDEGERERLRQLLERTVAGQPLEAGGGFIVRTAAESVGEEELASDIHFLLRLWQKVGERKITAAPPTVIYDDLPLFIRTLRDVMRDDIEKVRIDSRENFTRLTEFAREFMPTAIERIEYYPGERPLFDLYSVEDEIQKALSRRVQLKSGGYLVIDPTEAMTTIDVNTGGFVGHRNLEETIFKTNLEAATSIARQLRLRNLGGIIIIDFIDMEDAEHQRQVLRLLEKALERDHAKTKCTGVTELGLVQVTRKRTRESLAQTLCEACPTCEGRGMLKTPETVCYEIFREILREERAYNAETYMVLAAQSVVDRLLDEESTSVADLEAFIDKPIRFQVEQHYSQEQYDIVLM
- a CDS encoding Maf family protein, producing MSHAALCLASASPRRRELLATLGVPVRVQPCEVDETPRTGEPPDAYVRRLARAKAQAAAKLSILPTLGADTAVVLDGHILGKPRDADHAADMLAALSGREHRALTAVAVEGPAGMLSACVTTRVRMRDMSPAEISAYWHTGEPAGKAGGYAIQGFAGAFVSEIHGSYSAVVGLPLYETAAMLRRQGVALWHGALP
- the mreD gene encoding rod shape-determining protein MreD, with amino-acid sequence MARVSGISLPAVWLALLLALCLQVMPLAEGWQMYRPDWLGLMLIYGCMRAPERVGVLHGFVLGLLLDLIQGHVLGQSALVLSLLGFLCALVYPRFRRYSLLQQAVLVLVLLGIVQLLEQWVRTLWGDSAIHLAFLLPAVTSALLWPWLATLLRVLEGRRGSQ